From Mobula birostris isolate sMobBir1 chromosome 8, sMobBir1.hap1, whole genome shotgun sequence, the proteins below share one genomic window:
- the LOC140201625 gene encoding trypsin-like isoform X2 — MKTLLLFAFIGFAAAAPTSDDDKIVGGYECPEHSTPWIVSLNVGYHMCGGSLISDNWVVSAAHCYQRRIQVRLGEHDITVAEGSEQFIESEVVLRHPQYSPYTLDYDIMLIKLSRPAALNRNVAAISLPTQCPMAGDECLISGWGNTKDPGADYGYQLQCLKAPILDQTVCEDSYPGMITNNMMCLGFLEGGKDSCQGDSGGPVVCDGMLQGVVSWGYGCAERSYPGVYTRVCNFVSWIEKTMAAN, encoded by the exons ATGAAAACGCTCCTGCTCTTCGCCTTCATCGGCTTTGCTG CCGCCGCTCCCACCAGCGACGACGACAAGATCGTCGGGGGGTACGAGTGTCCTGAACACTCCACCCCCTGGATCGTCTCACTCAACGTCGGCTACCACATGTGTGGCGGGTCGCTCATCAGCGACAACTGGGTGGTGTCCGCTGCCCATTGCTACCAGAG ACGTATCCAGGTGCGTTTGGGTGAACACGACATCACGGTTGCGGAAGGGTCGGAGCAGTTCATCGAATCAGAGGTGGTGCTCCGCCACCCCCAGTACAGCCCCTACACCCTGGACTACGATATCATGCTGATCAAACTGTCGCGGCCCGCCGCTCTCAACCGCAACGTGGCCGCTATTTCGCTCCCAACGCAGTGCCCAATGGCAGGCGATGAGTGTCTCATCTCCGGCTGGGGCAACACCAAGGACCCAG GGGCTGATTA CGGTTACCAGTTACAGTGTCTGAAAGCCCCCATCCTCGACCAGACGGTCTGCGAGGATTCGTATCCGGGGATGATCACCAACAACATGATGTGCCTCGGATTCCTGGAGGGAGGCAAGGATTCCTGCCAG GGTGACTCTGGCGGACCAGTGGTGTGTGACGGGATGCTGCAAGGTGTGGTCTCCTGGGGCTATGGATGCGCCGAGAGGTCTTACCCCGGTGTCTACACTCGCGTCTGCAACTTCGTCTCCTGGATTGAGAAAACGATGGCAGCGAATTAA
- the LOC140201625 gene encoding trypsin-like isoform X1: MKTLLLFAFIGFAAAAPTSDDDKIVGGYECPEHSTPWIVSLNVGYHMCGGSLISDNWVVSAAHCYQRRIQVRLGEHDITVAEGSEQFIESEVVLRHPQYSPYTLDYDIMLIKLSRPAALNRNVAAISLPTQCPMAGDECLISGWGNTKDPAVSGYQLQCLKAPILDQTVCEDSYPGMITNNMMCLGFLEGGKDSCQGDSGGPVVCDGMLQGVVSWGYGCAERSYPGVYTRVCNFVSWIEKTMAAN; the protein is encoded by the exons ATGAAAACGCTCCTGCTCTTCGCCTTCATCGGCTTTGCTG CCGCCGCTCCCACCAGCGACGACGACAAGATCGTCGGGGGGTACGAGTGTCCTGAACACTCCACCCCCTGGATCGTCTCACTCAACGTCGGCTACCACATGTGTGGCGGGTCGCTCATCAGCGACAACTGGGTGGTGTCCGCTGCCCATTGCTACCAGAG ACGTATCCAGGTGCGTTTGGGTGAACACGACATCACGGTTGCGGAAGGGTCGGAGCAGTTCATCGAATCAGAGGTGGTGCTCCGCCACCCCCAGTACAGCCCCTACACCCTGGACTACGATATCATGCTGATCAAACTGTCGCGGCCCGCCGCTCTCAACCGCAACGTGGCCGCTATTTCGCTCCCAACGCAGTGCCCAATGGCAGGCGATGAGTGTCTCATCTCCGGCTGGGGCAACACCAAGGACCCAG CCGTCAGCGGTTACCAGTTACAGTGTCTGAAAGCCCCCATCCTCGACCAGACGGTCTGCGAGGATTCGTATCCGGGGATGATCACCAACAACATGATGTGCCTCGGATTCCTGGAGGGAGGCAAGGATTCCTGCCAG GGTGACTCTGGCGGACCAGTGGTGTGTGACGGGATGCTGCAAGGTGTGGTCTCCTGGGGCTATGGATGCGCCGAGAGGTCTTACCCCGGTGTCTACACTCGCGTCTGCAACTTCGTCTCCTGGATTGAGAAAACGATGGCAGCGAATTAA